The Candidatus Nitrosotalea sinensis genome contains a region encoding:
- a CDS encoding 30S ribosomal protein S4, producing MGDHPKNSRKMWRKPKRPLNYDLLNEELHVLGTFGLKNKRELWKAHTELSRIRNQARSLLALTQDVRSKKEPILMKSLARVGLVKENSTLDDVLNLKVTDFLSRRLQTFIQKKESIKSPYLARQIVVHGHVMIGDRIVTIPSYTVKVEEEDQIHLSPKLDLSKTKHQQTQEIKTEQPSE from the coding sequence ATGGGAGATCATCCAAAGAACTCACGCAAGATGTGGAGAAAACCAAAACGTCCACTCAATTATGATTTATTGAACGAAGAATTACATGTGTTGGGAACTTTTGGACTCAAAAATAAGAGAGAGTTATGGAAGGCACACACAGAGCTTTCAAGAATTAGAAATCAAGCAAGATCATTATTAGCATTAACACAAGATGTTAGAAGTAAAAAAGAACCAATACTCATGAAATCACTGGCAAGAGTCGGATTAGTTAAGGAAAATTCAACTCTCGATGACGTGTTAAATCTCAAGGTGACAGACTTTTTATCAAGAAGATTACAAACTTTCATTCAGAAAAAAGAATCGATAAAGAGTCCATATCTAGCAAGACAAATAGTAGTACACGGCCATGTCATGATTGGAGATAGAATAGTAACAATTCCGTCATACACAGTCAAAGTGGAAGAAGAAGATCAGATTCATTTGTCCCCAAAACTAGATCTGAGTAAAACAAAACACCAACAGACTCAAGAAATAAAAACAGAGCAACCGTCAGAATAA